The following are encoded together in the Glycine max cultivar Williams 82 chromosome 8, Glycine_max_v4.0, whole genome shotgun sequence genome:
- the LOC100817949 gene encoding D-3-phosphoglycerate dehydrogenase 2, chloroplastic, whose amino-acid sequence MASSRACTKPIIFLSAFTKSKFSHQYHVSFINTTSHIPIYPKLSQQRSLVVNNVLKTVEPTESSLRSSNSEEFGSLGEKPTILVSERLGEAGLQVLRGVGHVECAYELSQEELCTKISCCDALIVRSGTKVTREVFEAAKGRLKVVGRAGVGIDNVDLQAATEFGCLVVNAPTANTIAAAEHGIALLAAMARNVAQADASTKAGKWQRSKYVGVSMVGKTLAVMGFGKVGSEVARRAKGLGMHVIAHDPYAPADRARAIGVDLVSFDQAITTADFISLHMPLTPTTNKIFNDNTFAKMKKGVRIVNVARGGVIDEDALVRALDSGIVAQAALDVFTEEPPSKDSKLVQHENVTVTPHLGASTKEAQEGVAIEIAEAVLGALKGELSATAVNAPMVAPEVLSELAPYVVLAEKLGRLAVQLVCGGSGIKSVKVVYRSARGPDDLDTRLLRAMVTKGLIEPISNTIVNLVNADFIAKQKGLRISEERVVVDSSPELPVDSIQVQISSVDSKFASAVSESGQISIDGRVKFGEPHLTCVGSFDVDVSLEGNLILCRQVDQPGMIGRVGNILGEQNVNVSFMSVGRTSRRNKAIMAIGVDEEPNKEALDNIGAVSAIEEFVFLKL is encoded by the exons ATGGCATCCTCAAGAGCTTGTACCAAACCCATCATCTTCCTCTCTGCCTTCACCAAGTCAAAGTTCTCTCATCAATATCATGTCTCCTTCATCAACACCACCTCCCACATACCCATCTACCCAAAGCTCTCTCAGCAACGTTCCTTGGTGGTCAACAACGTATTGAAAACAGTTGAGCCGACAGAAAGCTCTTTGCGGAGCTCCAACTCCGAGGAATTTGGGTCTCTGGGTGAAAAGCCCACCATCCTGGTCTCCGAGAGACTTGGAGAGGCAGGACTGCAGGTGTTACGCGGTGTTGGACACGTGGAATGCGCGTATGAGCTCTCGCAGGAGGAGTTGTGCACGAAGATCTCGTGCTGTGACGCTCTTATAGTGAGGAGCGGGACGAAGGTGACAAGGGAAGTGTTTGAAGCTGCCAAAGGAAGGTTGAAGGTTGTGGGAAGAGCCGGCGTGGGGATTGACAACGTGGATTTGCAAGCAGCCACCGAATTTGGTTGCCTTGTCGTTAATGCGCCAACTGCAAACACTATTGCCGCTGCCGAGCATGGGATCGCTCTCCTCGCTGCCATGGCCCGCAACGTTGCCCAGGCTGACGCCTCCACCAAAGCTG GAAAATGGCAGAGAAGCAAGTATGTGGGTGTTTCCATGGTTGGAAAGACATTGGCAGTGATGGGTTTCGGAAAAGTTGGATCTGAAGTGGCCAGGCGAGCCAAAGGGTTGGGCATGCACGTGATTGCTCATGACCCCTATGCTCCTGCTGATAGGGCACGTGCTATTGGTGTGGATCTGGTGTCCTTTGATCAGGCCATCACCACTGCAGATTTCATCTCCCTCCATATGCCACTCACTCCAACTACTAACAAGATCTTCAATGACAACACTTTTGCAAAGATGAAGAAGGGTGTTCGCATTGTCAACGTTGCAAGAGGAGGTGTTATTGACGAAGATGCATTAGTAAGAGCACTCGACAGTGGAATCGTTGCTCAG GCTGCTCTTGATGTCTTCACCGAGGAGCCCCCTTCCAAAGACAGTAAGTTAGTGCAACACGAGAATGTCACCGTTACCCCTCATCTTGGAGCTAGCACCAAAGAGGCACAg GAGGGTGTAGCTATTGAAATAGCAGAGGCTGTGCTTGGAGCATTGAAGGGGGAACTTTCAGCCACTGCTGTCAATGCTCCTATGGTTGCTCCTGAG GTGTTGTCAGAATTGGCCCCATATGTGGTGCTGGCTGAGAAGCTGGGCAGGCTAGCTGTGCAGTTGGTGTGTGGAGGAAGTGGAATCAAATCTGTGAAGGTTGTTTATCGATCAGCTAGGGGCCCAGATGACTTGGACACTAGACTTCTGCGAGCCATGGTTACAAAAGGCCTCATTGAACCAATTTCAAACACCATTGTGAACCTTGTGAATGCGGATTTCATAGCCAAGCAGAAAGGGCTTCGCATAAGTGAGGAAAGAGTGGTTGTTGATTCATCTCCTGAGCTGCCTGTTGATTCAATCCAGGTACAGATATCTAGCGTGGACTCCAAATTTGCGAGTGCTGTATCAGAGAGTGGTCAGATAAGCATTGACGGAAGAGTCAAGTTTGGAGAACCCCACCTGACATGTGTTGGATCTTTCGATGTGGATGTGAGCTTAGAAGGGAATCTAATCCTGTGCCGACAGGTGGATCAGCCCGGCATGATTGGTCGTGTTGGAAACATACTGGGTGAACAAAACGTGAATGTGAGCTTTATGAGTGTGGGAAGGACATCGCGTAGGAACAAGGCTATTATGGCTATTGGTGTCGATGAAGAACCAAACAAGGAGGCTCTTGACAATATTGGAGCCGTGTCTGCCATTGAAGAGTTCGTCTTCCTCAAGCTCTAG